The DNA window CCCCGAGCCCCATGCCGACCCAGCCGAACAGGACGACGAGCCCCATGGAGGAGCCGGCGATCCGGCCGGGGACCAGCGCACGGATGGTCAGGAGGAAGCAGGTCATGACGCCGCCAAAGCCGAAGCCGAAAGCGGCCGCCAGCAGGTAGAAGCTGATGGGCCCGTCGGCGGTCACGAACCAATAGGCGACCGCGGTCTGCCAGAAGGAGGCCAGCATGTAGGCGTTGAGCGCGCCGACCCGGTCGGCGATGCGGCCGATCGCGATCCTGCCGACCGCTCCCGCGAGCATCAGGATCGCCAGCACCGCCGCGGATTGCTGGGGCCCAAGGCCCGCGTCGCTCGCCAGCGCCGCGGCGTGCATCAGCGGCACCGACATGCAGATGCAGCAGAAGACGACCGCCGTGCAGATCCACGTCAGCGCTTCACGGTAATCGAGGATGAGACCGTCCTCGTCCGCCCGCGCCGCCGCAACCGCCGCGGCCGCACAGGGGGAGCCGGCCGCGGGGTGCCTGGGATTTCGCACCAGAAAGGCGAGCGGCAGGGCGACGACGAGATAGGCGATGCCGAGATAGAGATAGCTGGCGCGCCAGCCGAAATCGGTGATCAGCGCCCGGGCGATGAACGGCACCACGCC is part of the Hyphomicrobiales bacterium genome and encodes:
- a CDS encoding MFS transporter, with translation MTGPQAVSSADGRYGWLFVFITFMLTGLGFGGVAMVAIMLKPLEAEFGWQRGEISLAYTVVTVSTALAGVGFGRLSDRYGPRLPAIFGAVVIAASLVLLSRLTGLWQLYLGYILFGAFGFGAFSVPLTAALTNWFTANRGLALGIATAGGAVGQGVVPFIARALITDFGWRASYLYLGIAYLVVALPLAFLVRNPRHPAAGSPCAAAAVAAARADEDGLILDYREALTWICTAVVFCCICMSVPLMHAAALASDAGLGPQQSAAVLAILMLAGAVGRIAIGRIADRVGALNAYMLASFWQTAVAYWFVTADGPISFYLLAAAFGFGFGGVMTCFLLTIRALVPGRIAGSSMGLVVLFGWVGMGLGAYFGGLFFDWTGDYRASFAMAAIAGVVNLAILSSLTVRLRGATTARAAALG